A single window of Nicotiana tomentosiformis chromosome 1, ASM39032v3, whole genome shotgun sequence DNA harbors:
- the LOC138907298 gene encoding uncharacterized protein, translating into MADLVELRMVDFDVIMGIDWLYSCFAKLDCQTRTVRLEFPNESVIEWKGDAVVPKGRFISYLKSTKIINKGCIYHLVRVTDTDVEAPTLESVPVVNEFLEVFLDKFPGIPPDMEIDFGINVMPVTQLISILPYRMAPTELKKLKEQLKDLLEKESRGPCRSSQSSAADSVSA; encoded by the exons atggccgatctcgtTGAATtgaggatggttgattttgatgtaataatggggatagattggctttattcatgttttgctaagcttgattgtcaaaccagaactgttaggcttgaatttccaaatgagtcagtgattgaatggaagggggatgccGTGGttccgaagggtaggtttatttcctaccttaagtcCACAAAGATAATTAAtaaggggtgtatctaccatttggtacgggttacggacaccgatgttgaggcacctacacttgagtccgtgccggttgtgaatgaatttctggaggTCTTTCTGGATAAGTTCCctgggatcccgccggacatggagattgattttgggattaatGTGATGCCAGTCACACAACTTATATCTATTctgccctacagaatggcaccgacagaattgaagaagctaaaggaacaattgaaggatttgttagagaaag agtcaagaggaccatgccgatcatctcagagCAGTGCTGCAGACTCTGTATCAGcataa
- the LOC138907311 gene encoding uncharacterized protein, with product MGSLSHVEADKVKMTKYLCQLASLQVRLVDAEGGRILVQNTAKSSFVTEVKERQHEDPELIKLRESIPQQRQPLFELTGDGVLRYQGRLCVPSVGELHAKILSEAHYSRYAVHPGATKIYRDLR from the coding sequence ATGGGCAGTCTAAGCCATGTTGAAGCTGATAAGGTCAAGATGACCAAATATCTATGCCAGCTAGCTAGTTTGCAGGTGCGTTTGGTAGATGCAGAGGGTGGACGCATTCTCGTTCAGAATACGGCAAAATCTTCTTTTGTTACTGAAGTGAAAGAGCGACAACACGAGGATCCTGAGCTTATAAAACTGAGGGAAAGTATTCCACAGCAGCGACAACCTTTATTTGAGCTAACTggagatggagtccttagatacCAGGGCCGCTTATGTGTACCGTCAGTAGGAGAGCTCCATGCCAAGATTCTTTCGGAGGCCCATTATTCTAGATATGCAGTTCATCCCGGAGCGACAAAGATATATCGGGACCTTCGAtag
- the LOC138907304 gene encoding uncharacterized protein encodes MTYAFMDHLLLAETKAARAAEFENLKQGSMNVCEYHMEFARLSKYAFHMLPTMEARVRWFVQGLIPLVINEAAITTLNSDMNNRKMVAFDQATEDRKLKNRREHEGSGKAWSAGNFSGSSGGGGGKSTFKGGHQGYLNHSLSLR; translated from the coding sequence ATGACCTATGCATTTATGGATCATTTATTGCTTgctgagactaaggcagcccgtgccgctgagtttgagaacctgaaGCAGGGTAGCATGAATGTGTGTGAGTACCATATGGAatttgcgcgcctgtccaagtatgctttTCACATGTTGCCAACTATGGAGGCTAGGGTGCGttggtttgtacagggccttatccccttggttattaatgaggccgctataactaccttgaattctgatatgaacaaCAGGAAGATGGTGGCGTTTGATCAAGCTACAGAGGATCGTAAACTGAAAAATAGAAGGGAGCATGAGGGTAGCGGCAAGGCTTGGTCCGCGGGCAATTTtagtggttcttccggtggtggtggtggtaagTCAACATTCAAGGGAGGTCATCAGGGCTATCTCAATCATTCGCTCAGTCTTCGATGA
- the LOC138907314 gene encoding uncharacterized protein, with amino-acid sequence MSVRDYSHKFNSLARYAPDIVCTMRARVHHYMDGLGDHLIRDCRVASLSDDVDISRIQAFVQTTEDLSCRIRDTRRDREQRLGRGTPAQPSGFTAASSPSVRAPRPGPQSTQGRGRGRGGGDTSGSSGGQNFFYALTGRQDSEGSPDIVTVELVMLDFDVIMAYIPSSLQNGSYRAKGIEGTTEGLAR; translated from the exons ATGAGTGTGAGGGATTATAGCCATAAGTTTAATTCTTTGGCAAGGTATGCACCAGATATAGTATGTACCATGAGGGCTAGAGTTCATCATTATATGGATGGTTTGGGGGATCATCTGATTAGAGACTGTAGGGTTGCATCCCTATCAGATGATGTAGATATTTCCCGCATACAGGCTTTCGTTCAGACTACAGAGGACCTTTCCTGTCGGATTCGTGATACTCGCAGGGATAGGGAGCAGA GGTTAGGCAGAGGTACACCAGCACAGCCTTCAGGATTCACAGCAGCCTCTTCGCCCTCAGTCCGTGCTCCCCGACCAGGTCCACAGTCTACTCAGGGCCGTGGTAGGGGGAGAGGTGGAGGAGACACCTCAGGTTCTAGTGGTGGCCAGAATTTCTTTTATGCACTCACAGGCCGACAGGATTCAGAGGGATCCCCAGATATTGTCACAGTTGAATTGGTTATGCTAGACTTCGATGTcattatgg CTTATATCCCTTCCTCCCTACAGAATGGCTCCTACAGAGCtaagggaattgaaggaacaactgaaggacttgctcgataa